Proteins co-encoded in one Carassius gibelio isolate Cgi1373 ecotype wild population from Czech Republic chromosome A15, carGib1.2-hapl.c, whole genome shotgun sequence genomic window:
- the LOC128028603 gene encoding tumor necrosis factor isoform X2, with product MVKYETTLLDMEAGAGGVYKTMVAPSPVKSSRSWIWETVAAIAFVTLCAVAAVFFAWHVTKQNQRGNFLPEKEISTPTEQGKILKQIAERTKAAIHLRGEHDSSLEPDSLKWVSGVDQSFEQGGLKLVDNKIHIPADGLYFVYSQVSYAILCNEKNENDGSQKFLSHSIWRYTDAVEQWKPLQNSAHSICQSLENDRTTYSTIYLGAVFKLMEGDKLSTKTTYVANVEEEYAKTFFGVFAL from the exons ATGGTGAAATACGAAACAACGTTATTAGATATGGAAGCCGGCGCAGGGGGAGTTTATAAGACAATGGTGGCACCTTCACCAGTGAAGTCCTCCCGCAGCTGGATATGGGAGACGGTCGCTGCTATCGCTTTTGTCACCCTCTGTGCCGTGGCAGCTGTTTTCTTCGCCTGGCATGTGACG aaACAGAACCAAAGAGGGAACTTCTTACCAGAAAAAGAGATCAGCACACCAACAG AGCAAGGAAAAATACTAAAGCAGATCGCTGAGAGAACAAAAGCTGCCATTCATTTACGTG GTGAGCATGACAGCAGCCTAGAGCCTGATTCTCTGAAGTGGGTCAGCGGCGTGGATCAGTCGTTCGAACAGGGCGGCCTCAAGCTGGTCGACAACAAGATTCATATTCCCGCCGACGGCCTTTACTTTGTGTACAGCCAAGTGTCCTACGCCATACTGTGCaatgaaaagaatgaaaatgaTGGCTCTCAGAAGTTCCTTAGCCACAGCATCTGGCGTTATACAGATGCGGTGGAACAGTGGAAGCCTCTGCAGAATTCGGCCCACTCCATATGCCAATCACTTGAGAACGACAGGACCACGTACAGCACCATCTATCTCGGCGCCGTCTTTAAGCTCATGGAGGGAGATAAGCTGTCGACCAAAACCACCTACGTGGCCAACGTCGAGGAAGAGTATGCCAAAACATTCTTTGGAGTGTTTGCTTTGTGA
- the LOC128028603 gene encoding tumor necrosis factor isoform X1, producing the protein MVKYETTLLDMEAGAGGVYKTMVAPSPVKSSRSWIWETVAAIAFVTLCAVAAVFFAWHVTKQNQRGNFLPEKEISTPTEQGKILKQIAERTKAAIHLRAGEHDSSLEPDSLKWVSGVDQSFEQGGLKLVDNKIHIPADGLYFVYSQVSYAILCNEKNENDGSQKFLSHSIWRYTDAVEQWKPLQNSAHSICQSLENDRTTYSTIYLGAVFKLMEGDKLSTKTTYVANVEEEYAKTFFGVFAL; encoded by the exons ATGGTGAAATACGAAACAACGTTATTAGATATGGAAGCCGGCGCAGGGGGAGTTTATAAGACAATGGTGGCACCTTCACCAGTGAAGTCCTCCCGCAGCTGGATATGGGAGACGGTCGCTGCTATCGCTTTTGTCACCCTCTGTGCCGTGGCAGCTGTTTTCTTCGCCTGGCATGTGACG aaACAGAACCAAAGAGGGAACTTCTTACCAGAAAAAGAGATCAGCACACCAACAG AGCAAGGAAAAATACTAAAGCAGATCGCTGAGAGAACAAAAGCTGCCATTCATTTACGTG CAGGTGAGCATGACAGCAGCCTAGAGCCTGATTCTCTGAAGTGGGTCAGCGGCGTGGATCAGTCGTTCGAACAGGGCGGCCTCAAGCTGGTCGACAACAAGATTCATATTCCCGCCGACGGCCTTTACTTTGTGTACAGCCAAGTGTCCTACGCCATACTGTGCaatgaaaagaatgaaaatgaTGGCTCTCAGAAGTTCCTTAGCCACAGCATCTGGCGTTATACAGATGCGGTGGAACAGTGGAAGCCTCTGCAGAATTCGGCCCACTCCATATGCCAATCACTTGAGAACGACAGGACCACGTACAGCACCATCTATCTCGGCGCCGTCTTTAAGCTCATGGAGGGAGATAAGCTGTCGACCAAAACCACCTACGTGGCCAACGTCGAGGAAGAGTATGCCAAAACATTCTTTGGAGTGTTTGCTTTGTGA
- the LOC128028608 gene encoding uncharacterized protein LOC128028608, whose protein sequence is MDLFPFSPSQLVTEMTSSSHPWFRLLIGWCCLLSSALLIVTVYLANLHKKSDVTGNKESNTTENNGKTEQRIDFVHDPSVIDYIRLIRDKEKHWICPQPCESNLVSLENSTVIVRDSGLYYFHVQVYFQQIPQTNQVPTVTLIKNGSNVTNPRRLSEVKGNGPGSLTMIHLVKLCKGESISLNINQINDISGNDYDTYWEIILFNNK, encoded by the exons ATGGATTTGTTTCCCTTTTCTCCGTCTCAGTTAGTCACGGAGATGACCAGCTCAAGTCACCCCTGGTTCCGCCTCCTGATTGGCTGGTGCTGCCTGTTGAGTTCAGCTCTTTTGATAGTGACAGTATATCTTGCAAATCTGCACAAAAAG tcaGACGTGACTGGAAACAAAGAGTCAAATACAACAG AAAACAATGGCAAAACTGAACAACGAATAG ATTTCGTGCATGATCCATCCGTCATTGACTATATCCGTCTGATTAGAG ACAAAGAAAAGCACTGGATATGCCCTCAACCGTGTGAGAGCAACTTAGTCTCCCTGGAGAACAGCACTGTCATAGTTAGAGACAGCGGGCTGTACTATTTCCACGTCCAGGTCTACTTCCAACAGATTCCTCAAACAAATCAAGTACCGACTGTTACTTTGATCAAAAACGGAAGCAATGTAACAAACCCTAGAAGATTAAGTGAGGTCAAGGGCAATGGACCAGGATCGTTGACAATGATCCATCTGGTCAAGCTGTGCAAGGGAGAAAGCATCAGCCTGAATATAAATCAAATCAACGACATATCAGGAAATGATTATGATACTTACTGGGAAATTATCTtgtttaataacaaataa